Proteins from one Deinococcus actinosclerus genomic window:
- the rimP gene encoding ribosome maturation factor RimP: MNNNDNNNLMQLASGALEPLGFEVLEVQVQNMGGQPIVLVRIDRLDEQPVTVDDLARASRAAEAEFDRVDPIAGEYRLEFESPGGKRPLLRARHFERMLGLKVRVRGDGHSFTAPLTSVDGDRVTFTVNGEPVTLTAGTFQANLAEFPDRHR; this comes from the coding sequence ATGAATAACAATGACAACAACAACTTAATGCAACTCGCGAGCGGTGCGCTGGAGCCCCTGGGCTTCGAGGTGCTGGAAGTGCAGGTGCAGAACATGGGCGGCCAGCCGATCGTGCTGGTGCGCATTGACCGCCTCGACGAGCAACCGGTCACGGTGGACGATCTGGCGCGCGCCAGCCGCGCGGCGGAAGCCGAATTCGACCGGGTCGACCCGATCGCCGGGGAGTACCGTCTGGAGTTCGAGTCCCCGGGTGGGAAGCGGCCGCTGCTGCGCGCGCGGCACTTCGAGCGCATGCTGGGCCTGAAGGTCCGCGTGCGCGGCGACGGGCACTCGTTCACTGCGCCCCTGACCAGTGTGGACGGCGACCGCGTGACGTTCACCGTGAACGGCGAGCCGGTCACCCTGACGGCCGGGACGTTCCAGGCGAACCTCGCCGAGTTCCCCGACCGTCACCGGTAA
- a CDS encoding DUF4259 domain-containing protein, which translates to MSAWGVGPFQNEAAAGYAAEIVQDGAYALAEAFDVALDPDNDYLEAEEGHRAVAAAETLAAVLTGDTSALTDAALRAWVQNADAAELAHLRGHAMEALERVLGPGSELPDLWEDSEDADAWREDIQRLRAALS; encoded by the coding sequence ATGAGCGCCTGGGGCGTCGGCCCCTTCCAGAACGAGGCGGCCGCCGGGTACGCCGCCGAGATCGTGCAGGACGGCGCGTACGCCCTGGCGGAAGCCTTCGACGTCGCGCTGGACCCCGACAACGACTACCTGGAAGCCGAGGAAGGCCACCGCGCCGTCGCGGCCGCCGAGACCCTCGCCGCCGTCCTGACCGGCGACACCAGTGCCCTGACCGACGCCGCCCTGCGCGCCTGGGTGCAGAACGCGGACGCCGCCGAACTGGCCCACCTGCGAGGGCACGCCATGGAAGCCCTGGAACGCGTCCTCGGGCCCGGCAGCGAACTCCCGGACCTCTGGGAGGACAGCGAGGACGCCGACGCGTGGCGCGAGGACATCCAGCGGCTGCGCGCCGCCCTCAGCTAA
- the infB gene encoding translation initiation factor IF-2, with protein sequence MSKVRIYTLAKDLGVENAKMLEILDGLGVSYKSVSSTIEEDTVELIKEILAAEAEGGAPAQTDADTTPAAAPTEAPAQTTVQTAPQATEAAAQTGAAPVADQTEAPVSTEKEIPHRAPVVTIMGHVDHGKTSLLDYIRKTKVAAKEAGGITQHVGAFEAKTSKGKIVFIDTPGHEAFTTIRARGANVADIAIIVIAADDSLMPQTREAIAHAQAAKVPMIVAINKVDLPQADPERVKTDLTQLNLVPEEYGGDLVVVPVSAKTGEGVEDLLEYISLTAEIEDLRADPKGTFSGVVIEGKVDKQAGVLATVMVQEGTLHVSDFLVVGENYGKIKAMTDSNGARIKEAGPSTPVQILGFSEVPSSGEKVISAKNEHAAREVVAGRADVRRDEEDARDRRKGQRSLEDLLGPLGTVRTVNLILRADTQGSVEAIQGILARKEKDDVKINVMLAGIGAPTEGDVLLASTAEATILCFSVTASGGVKKVADTKGVDIKSFRIIYELIDEVDRLIKGNLEPVFEERYLGRAEVRMVIRHPKSGNIAGSYVTDGSLKRNAKAKVTRGKQVVYEGTIVGLKRFKDDVREVQTGYECGINVDWNDVMEGDIIEASEMVEVEQN encoded by the coding sequence ATGTCGAAAGTTCGTATTTACACCCTCGCCAAGGACCTTGGCGTCGAAAACGCGAAGATGCTGGAAATCCTCGACGGGCTCGGCGTGTCCTACAAGAGCGTCAGCAGCACCATCGAGGAAGACACCGTCGAACTGATCAAGGAGATCCTGGCCGCCGAGGCCGAGGGCGGCGCACCCGCCCAGACCGACGCCGACACGACCCCTGCGGCTGCGCCCACCGAGGCGCCCGCCCAGACCACCGTCCAGACCGCTCCTCAGGCGACCGAAGCGGCGGCCCAGACCGGCGCCGCCCCGGTGGCCGACCAGACCGAGGCACCCGTGAGCACCGAGAAGGAAATTCCGCACCGCGCGCCGGTCGTGACCATCATGGGTCACGTCGACCACGGCAAGACCAGCCTGCTGGACTACATCCGCAAGACGAAAGTCGCCGCCAAGGAAGCCGGGGGCATCACCCAGCACGTCGGCGCGTTCGAGGCGAAGACCAGCAAGGGCAAGATCGTGTTCATCGACACGCCCGGCCACGAGGCCTTCACCACCATCCGCGCGCGCGGCGCGAACGTCGCCGACATCGCGATCATCGTGATCGCCGCCGACGACAGCCTCATGCCGCAGACCCGCGAGGCCATCGCGCACGCGCAGGCCGCCAAGGTCCCCATGATCGTCGCGATCAACAAGGTCGACCTGCCCCAGGCCGACCCTGAACGCGTCAAGACCGACCTGACCCAGCTGAACCTCGTGCCCGAAGAGTACGGCGGTGACCTAGTCGTCGTGCCCGTATCCGCCAAGACCGGCGAGGGCGTCGAGGACCTGCTGGAGTACATCAGCCTGACCGCCGAGATCGAGGACCTGCGCGCCGACCCGAAGGGCACCTTCAGCGGCGTGGTCATCGAGGGCAAGGTGGACAAGCAGGCGGGCGTCCTGGCGACCGTCATGGTGCAGGAGGGCACGCTGCACGTCAGCGACTTCCTGGTCGTGGGTGAGAACTACGGCAAGATCAAGGCCATGACCGACAGCAACGGCGCGCGCATCAAGGAAGCGGGCCCGAGCACCCCGGTGCAGATCCTGGGCTTCAGCGAGGTCCCCAGCAGCGGCGAGAAGGTCATCAGCGCCAAGAACGAGCACGCCGCCCGTGAAGTCGTCGCCGGCCGCGCCGACGTCCGCCGCGACGAGGAAGACGCCCGTGACCGCCGCAAGGGCCAGCGCAGCCTGGAAGACCTCCTGGGGCCGCTGGGCACCGTCCGCACCGTGAACCTGATCCTGCGCGCCGACACGCAGGGCAGCGTGGAAGCCATCCAGGGCATCCTGGCCCGCAAGGAAAAGGACGACGTCAAGATCAACGTGATGCTCGCCGGGATCGGCGCGCCCACCGAGGGTGACGTGCTGCTGGCCTCCACGGCCGAGGCGACCATCCTGTGCTTCAGCGTCACCGCGTCCGGCGGCGTGAAGAAGGTCGCGGACACCAAGGGCGTGGACATCAAGTCCTTCCGAATCATCTACGAACTCATCGACGAGGTGGACCGCCTGATCAAGGGGAACCTCGAACCCGTGTTCGAGGAGCGGTACCTGGGCCGCGCCGAGGTCCGCATGGTCATCCGTCACCCCAAGAGCGGCAACATCGCCGGGTCGTACGTCACCGACGGCAGCCTGAAACGCAACGCGAAGGCGAAGGTCACGCGCGGCAAGCAGGTCGTGTACGAGGGCACCATCGTGGGCCTCAAGCGCTTCAAGGACGACGTCCGCGAAGTGCAGACCGGCTACGAGTGCGGCATCAACGTGGACTGGAACGACGTGATGGAAGGCGACATCATCGAAGCCAGCGAGATGGTCGAAGTCGAGCAGAACTAA
- the ispG gene encoding flavodoxin-dependent (E)-4-hydroxy-3-methylbut-2-enyl-diphosphate synthase encodes MKRRQTVSVNVGGVMVGSAHPVVVQSMTNTDTANAEATAIQIAQLVRAGSEIVRVTVNTREAAAAIPDIIARLKEVGIEVPIVGDFHYNGHILLREFPETARLLAKYRINPGNVGAGQHHDANFATMIEVAKEFGKPVRIGVNWGSLDQQVLARLMDENTAAGAPKTGTDVMIDAMVVSALESAAYAEELGLPHDKILISVKVSSAPELWQVYRQLAPLCDYPLHLGLTEAGMGMKGIVASSAALAPLLIEGIGDTIRVSLTPEPGASRKLEVEVAQQILQSLGIRQFLPQVTSCPGCGRTTSTFFQELAQKIQDYIRDTMPDWKAKYPGVEDMQVAVMGCIVNGPGESKHANIGISLPGTGEDPRAPVYQDGKLLTTLKGPRIAEDFQDLLENYVEQRYGRSEAPA; translated from the coding sequence ATGAAGCGTCGCCAGACCGTCAGCGTCAACGTCGGGGGGGTCATGGTGGGCAGCGCCCACCCGGTCGTCGTGCAGTCCATGACGAACACCGACACCGCCAACGCCGAAGCCACCGCCATCCAGATCGCGCAGCTCGTCCGGGCGGGCAGCGAGATCGTGCGCGTCACCGTCAACACCCGCGAGGCCGCCGCCGCCATCCCCGACATCATTGCCCGCCTGAAAGAGGTCGGGATCGAGGTGCCCATCGTCGGGGACTTCCACTACAACGGCCACATCCTCCTGCGCGAATTTCCCGAAACCGCCCGCCTGCTCGCCAAGTACCGCATCAACCCCGGCAACGTCGGCGCCGGGCAGCACCACGACGCGAACTTCGCCACCATGATCGAGGTCGCCAAGGAGTTCGGCAAACCCGTGCGCATCGGCGTGAACTGGGGCAGCCTCGACCAGCAGGTCCTCGCCCGACTGATGGACGAGAACACCGCCGCCGGTGCACCCAAGACCGGCACGGATGTCATGATCGACGCGATGGTCGTTTCCGCCCTGGAAAGCGCCGCCTACGCCGAGGAACTCGGCCTGCCGCACGACAAGATCCTGATCAGCGTGAAGGTCAGCTCCGCCCCGGAACTCTGGCAGGTGTACCGCCAGCTCGCCCCGCTGTGCGACTACCCCCTGCACCTCGGCCTGACCGAGGCGGGCATGGGCATGAAGGGCATCGTCGCCAGCAGCGCCGCCCTCGCGCCCCTGCTGATAGAAGGCATCGGGGACACCATCCGCGTGAGCCTCACCCCGGAACCCGGCGCCAGCCGCAAACTGGAGGTCGAGGTCGCCCAGCAGATCCTCCAGAGCCTCGGCATCCGCCAGTTCCTCCCGCAGGTCACCTCCTGCCCCGGCTGCGGCCGCACCACCAGCACATTCTTCCAGGAACTCGCGCAGAAGATCCAGGACTACATCCGCGACACCATGCCCGACTGGAAGGCCAAGTACCCCGGCGTGGAGGACATGCAGGTGGCCGTCATGGGCTGCATCGTGAACGGCCCCGGCGAGAGTAAACACGCCAACATCGGCATCTCCCTGCCCGGCACCGGCGAGGATCCCCGCGCGCCCGTCTACCAGGACGGCAAACTCCTGACCACCCTGAAAGGCCCCCGCATCGCCGAGGACTTCCAGGACCTGCTGGAGAACTACGTCGAGCAGCGCTACGGGCGCAGCGAGGCCCCCGCATGA
- a CDS encoding DUF448 domain-containing protein: MACRRRRAQGEFLRLSRDADGRWRVKEGPRTGRGAYVCADSPACWAEKRLRRAFGAQAPVVSQTLLNRSTDLPRA, translated from the coding sequence GTGGCCTGCCGTCGCCGCCGCGCGCAGGGCGAGTTCCTTCGCCTGAGCCGGGACGCGGACGGCCGCTGGCGGGTGAAGGAGGGGCCGCGCACGGGCCGCGGCGCGTACGTGTGCGCCGACAGCCCGGCGTGCTGGGCGGAGAAGCGGCTGCGCCGCGCGTTCGGAGCGCAGGCTCCGGTCGTCTCGCAGACGCTCCTGAACCGATCCACTGATTTACCCCGCGCGTAA
- a CDS encoding MBL fold metallo-hydrolase has product MPRPPIRLTQFGLINAYLVPETDGLTLIDAGLSGMDRRVNRAAARLGLPLRRVALTHAHSDHVGAIDTLMARWPGLELLVGAADQPLLAEQGVAAPPTRLLRGGDRVGSLTVIDTPGHSPGHVAYLDERDGTLYSGDTFVNVPGLRVASVLNAIFPLPTFGTHDPAATTRSARTLLNVPARVLATGHGSAMRDPQDAMRRAVRDAESGRMPGAVTRTVSGWIGRLTGMTTRAAVAGKTLAAHPDSQT; this is encoded by the coding sequence ATGCCCCGTCCGCCCATCCGCCTCACGCAGTTCGGCCTGATCAACGCGTACCTCGTACCGGAAACTGACGGGCTGACCCTGATCGACGCCGGCCTCAGCGGCATGGACCGCCGCGTGAACCGCGCCGCCGCCCGGCTGGGCCTGCCCCTGCGCCGCGTGGCACTCACCCACGCGCACAGCGATCACGTCGGCGCCATCGACACCCTGATGGCCCGGTGGCCCGGGCTGGAACTTCTGGTCGGTGCGGCCGACCAGCCGCTGCTCGCCGAACAGGGCGTGGCCGCCCCGCCCACCCGGCTGCTGCGCGGCGGCGACCGCGTGGGCTCCCTGACGGTGATCGACACGCCCGGCCATTCCCCCGGGCACGTCGCGTACCTCGACGAGCGTGACGGCACGCTGTACAGCGGCGACACCTTCGTGAACGTGCCAGGCCTGCGGGTTGCCAGCGTCCTGAACGCGATCTTCCCGCTGCCGACCTTCGGCACGCACGACCCGGCCGCTACCACCCGCAGTGCCCGCACCCTGCTGAACGTCCCGGCCCGCGTGCTCGCCACCGGACACGGGTCCGCCATGCGGGACCCACAGGACGCCATGCGCCGCGCCGTACGGGACGCCGAATCCGGCCGCATGCCGGGCGCCGTCACCCGGACCGTCTCGGGCTGGATCGGCCGCCTGACCGGCATGACCACCCGCGCGGCCGTCGCCGGGAAGACCCTCGCGGCCCACCCGGACAGCCAGACCTGA
- a CDS encoding TetR/AcrR family transcriptional regulator, producing MPYPAKLTREGITRAAHILLDQGGPDALAMRPLADALGVRPGSLYRHFDSRDALLGELAEHAADALRLDLGAAAGTLGPRDALNAVAQAYLDFARTRPHTYDLLMTPRPGQAPGIKTSAGKHLWNALLTHVGALTGNPDDTGHAVAYWTFLHGAASLQRSGLYGASGPQGGLDIGLNAILDRMARAAQA from the coding sequence ATGCCGTACCCCGCCAAGCTCACCCGTGAGGGCATCACCCGGGCCGCCCACATCCTGCTCGACCAGGGCGGACCCGACGCCCTTGCCATGCGGCCCCTCGCCGACGCCCTCGGCGTGCGCCCCGGCAGCCTGTACCGCCATTTCGACAGCCGCGACGCCCTGCTCGGCGAGCTGGCCGAACACGCCGCCGACGCCCTGCGCCTCGACCTGGGCGCCGCCGCCGGAACGCTCGGCCCCCGCGACGCCCTGAACGCCGTCGCCCAGGCCTACCTGGACTTTGCCCGCACCCGCCCCCACACCTACGACCTCCTCATGACCCCCCGCCCCGGACAGGCCCCGGGCATCAAGACCAGCGCCGGCAAGCACCTCTGGAACGCCCTGCTGACCCACGTCGGCGCGCTGACCGGGAACCCCGACGACACCGGGCACGCCGTCGCCTACTGGACGTTCCTGCACGGCGCGGCCAGCCTCCAGCGCAGCGGCCTGTACGGCGCCAGCGGCCCGCAAGGCGGCCTGGACATCGGCCTGAACGCCATCCTGGACCGCATGGCACGCGCCGCTCAGGCGTAA
- the nusA gene encoding transcription termination factor NusA produces the protein MTQPEFNFADALREVAQARNINEMQLIEAFEQSLAQAYTRNVEPEKRIEVHLDPQSGELEVLIVREVVEKVEDEHLQISLADALELDPGVEVGMEMEFPVDREKFSRIALQAAKQTLTQKMRETERNVVFNEYKDREGQVLTAQVVRSDNKGNWFVELGAGEAILPPREQIPGEKLTPGNRVKIYLKEVRKTPKGPTILASRADERLLDYLLKQEIPEVANGIVEVKAIAREAGQRSKVAVFSHNSNVDPIGACIGHRGNRIQAVTGELGRERVDVILWDANTRDFIRNALSPAKVGLIEAQPDRREATVTVTPDQLSLAIGKGGQNVRLAAKLTGFKIDLRETAAISDLDAAMQQAMQDEQDGRDAGSAQSAFDALFKDSKSVATASPDDEQE, from the coding sequence ATGACCCAGCCGGAATTCAACTTTGCCGACGCGCTGCGTGAAGTGGCGCAGGCCCGCAACATCAACGAGATGCAGCTGATCGAGGCGTTCGAGCAGTCCCTCGCCCAGGCGTACACCCGCAACGTGGAACCCGAGAAGCGCATCGAGGTGCACCTCGACCCGCAGAGCGGCGAGCTGGAAGTGCTCATCGTGCGCGAGGTCGTCGAGAAGGTCGAGGATGAGCACCTGCAGATCTCCCTGGCCGACGCGCTGGAACTCGATCCCGGCGTGGAGGTCGGCATGGAGATGGAGTTCCCCGTCGACCGCGAGAAGTTCAGCCGCATCGCCCTGCAGGCCGCCAAGCAGACCCTGACGCAGAAGATGCGCGAAACTGAGCGTAACGTGGTCTTCAACGAGTACAAGGACCGCGAGGGCCAGGTGCTCACCGCGCAGGTGGTGCGCAGCGACAACAAGGGCAACTGGTTCGTGGAACTCGGTGCCGGCGAGGCGATCCTGCCGCCCCGCGAGCAGATCCCCGGCGAGAAGCTCACGCCGGGCAACCGCGTGAAGATCTATCTGAAGGAAGTCCGCAAGACGCCCAAGGGCCCCACGATCCTCGCGAGCCGCGCCGACGAGCGGCTGCTCGACTACCTCCTGAAGCAGGAGATTCCCGAGGTCGCCAACGGCATCGTGGAGGTCAAGGCCATCGCCCGTGAAGCCGGTCAGCGCAGCAAGGTCGCCGTCTTCTCCCACAACAGCAACGTCGACCCGATCGGCGCGTGCATCGGGCACCGCGGCAACCGCATCCAGGCCGTCACCGGCGAACTGGGCCGCGAGCGCGTGGACGTGATCCTCTGGGACGCGAACACCCGCGACTTCATCCGCAACGCCCTCTCGCCCGCCAAGGTGGGCCTGATCGAGGCGCAGCCCGACCGCCGCGAGGCGACCGTGACCGTCACCCCCGACCAGCTGTCCCTGGCGATCGGCAAGGGCGGGCAGAACGTCCGTCTGGCCGCCAAGCTGACCGGCTTCAAGATCGACCTGCGCGAAACCGCCGCGATCAGCGACCTGGACGCCGCGATGCAGCAGGCCATGCAGGACGAGCAGGACGGCCGCGACGCGGGCAGCGCCCAGTCGGCGTTCGACGCGCTGTTCAAGGACAGCAAGTCGGTCGCGACCGCCAGCCCGGACGACGAGCAGGAGTAA